In Scleropages formosus chromosome 20, fSclFor1.1, whole genome shotgun sequence, a single window of DNA contains:
- the gfap gene encoding glial fibrillary acidic protein: protein MESQRVLSSYRKRFGGQGTSGGRTSLSSSRYSLLGSPRTARISGGALLLGAGTPDRLDFSADSMLKAQFRETRTNEKVEMMGLNDRFASYIEKVRFLEQQNKVLVAELNQLRGKEPSRLGDIYQEELRELRRQVDGLNAGKARLEIERDNLASDLAMLKQKLQDEINLRMEAENNLSVFRQDVDDAAMNRVQLERKIDALQDEINFLKKIHEEELRELQEQLKAQQVHVDIDVSKPDLTAALKDIRLQYEAMAASNIQETEELYRSKFADLTDAANRNNEALRSAKQEANEYRRQIQVLTCDLEALRGTNESLERQLRDMEDRFAMESANYQDSVGRLEEEIQALKEEMARHLQEYQDLLNVKLALDIEIATYRKLLEGEESRITVPVQSFSNLQVRESNLDTKLSPEAHVKRSILVRTVETRDGEIIKESMAERKDMP from the exons ATGGAAAGCCAGAGAGTGCTATCATCCTACAGGAAGCGTTTTGGGGGTCAGGGGACCAGCGGGGGACGCACCAGCTTGTCCTCCAGCCGGTACTCCCTCCTCGGCAGCCCCAGGACCGCTCGCATCTCCGGGGGAGCGCTCCTGCTCGGGGCCGGGACCCCCGACCGGCTGGACTTTTCGGCGGACTCGATGCTGAAGGCCCAGTTCCGTGAGACGCGCACCAACGAGAAGGTGGAGATGATGGGGTTGAACGACCGCTTCGCCAGCTACATCGAGAAGGTGCGCTTCCTTGAGCAGCAGAACAAGGTTCTGGTGGCGGAGCTAAACCAGCTGCGGGGCAAGGAGCCCAGCCGTCTGGGGGACATCTATCAGGAGGAGCTGCGGGAGCTGCGCCGGCAGGTGGACGGCCTCAACGCCGGCAAGGCCCGCCTGGAGATCGAGCGGGACAACCTGGCATCAGATCTGGCCATGCTCAAGCAGAA ACTGCAGGATGAGATCAACTTGCGTATGGAGGCGGAGAACAACCTCAGTGTCTTCAGACAG GATGTCGATGACGCTGCTATGAATCGCGTTCAGCTGGAGAGAAAGATAGATGCATTACAGGATGAGATCAACTTCCTGAAGAAGATCCATGAGGAG GAGCTGCGTGAActgcaagagcagctgaaggCCCAGCAGGTACATGTGGATATCGACGTGTCGAAGCCGGACCTGACGGCTGCGCTGAAGGACATCCGGCTCCAGTATGAAGCCATGGCTGCATCAAACATCCAGGAGACGGAGGAGCTGTACCGTTCCAAG TTTGCTGACTTGACTGACGCAGCGAACCGCAACAACGAAGCTCTGAGGTCGGCAAAGCAAGAGGCCAACGAGTACCGCAGGCAGATCCAAGTTCTCACCTGTGACCTGGAAGCACTTCGTGGAACC AATGAATCTCTGGAGCGGCAGCTGCGTGACATGGAAGACCGCTTTGCCATGGAGAGTGCGAACTACCAAGACAGCGTAGGTCGCTTGGAGGAAGAGATCCAGGCTCTGAAGGAGGAGATGGCTCGGCATCTGCAGGAGTATCAGGACCTTCTCAATGTGAAGCTTGCCCTGGACATTGAGATTGCCACGTACCGCAAGCTCCTGGAGGGCGAGGAGAGCCG GATCACTGTTCCCGTGCAGAGCTTCTCCAACCTTCAGGTCAGAG AGTCGAACTTGGACACCAAGCTCTCTCCTGAGGCCCATGTCAAGAGGAGCATCCTGGTGCGAACCGTGGAGACCAGAGATGGGGAG ATCATTAAAGAGTCCATGGCCGAGAGGAAGGACATGCCCTGA